A DNA window from Thermococcus sp. 4557 contains the following coding sequences:
- the yciH gene encoding stress response translation initiation inhibitor YciH has protein sequence MLFKEVLKEQQRIRVYIEKARYGKLKTIIEGIDEKEFDLDDIAKKLKAKLACGGTVKKGRIELQGDHRERVKKLLGDLGFSEDLIEIE, from the coding sequence ATGCTCTTTAAGGAGGTCCTGAAGGAGCAGCAGAGAATTAGAGTGTACATAGAGAAGGCCCGCTACGGAAAGCTTAAAACCATAATCGAGGGCATAGACGAGAAGGAGTTCGACCTGGATGATATAGCAAAGAAGCTGAAGGCGAAGCTGGCATGCGGCGGAACTGTCAAGAAGGGAAGGATAGAGCTCCAGGGAGACCACAGAGAAAGGGTCAAGAAGTTGCTCGGAGACCTTGGATTTTCCGAGGACTTGATAGAAATCGAGTGA
- a CDS encoding 30S ribosomal protein S14, protein MAKADYNKRKPRKFGKGARRCMRCGQYGPIIRIHGLMLCRHCFREIAPKLGFKKYE, encoded by the coding sequence ATGGCGAAGGCTGACTACAACAAGAGGAAGCCCAGGAAGTTTGGAAAGGGCGCGAGAAGGTGCATGCGCTGCGGCCAGTACGGCCCGATAATCAGGATACACGGCCTTATGCTCTGCAGGCACTGCTTTAGAGAGATAGCCCCCAAGCTGGGCTTTAAGAAGTACGAGTGA
- the rplX gene encoding 50S ribosomal protein L24, whose product MKLKTRQPRKQRKFLYNAPLHLRSKVMAATLSEDLRNKYGVRSLPIREGDKVRVMRGDFKGKEGKVVEVDLKRYRVHVEGVTHKKTDGTEVYYPLHPSNVMIIELNLDDERREKIIKRRAG is encoded by the coding sequence ATGAAGTTGAAGACCAGGCAGCCGAGGAAGCAGAGGAAGTTCCTCTACAACGCTCCCCTTCACCTTAGGAGCAAGGTAATGGCCGCCACCCTGAGCGAGGATCTCAGGAACAAGTACGGCGTGAGGAGCCTTCCGATCAGGGAGGGCGACAAGGTCCGCGTGATGCGCGGAGACTTCAAGGGCAAGGAAGGCAAGGTCGTTGAGGTTGACCTCAAGAGGTACAGGGTGCACGTTGAGGGCGTTACCCACAAGAAGACCGACGGAACCGAGGTTTACTACCCGCTCCACCCGTCGAACGTTATGATAATCGAACTCAACCTCGACGATGAGAGGAGAGAGAAGATAATTAAGAGGAGGGCTGGTTGA
- a CDS encoding 50S ribosomal protein L14 has translation MAKKGAGATRGISPVRPTRALTIGAYLKVADNSGAKVVQIIGVVGYKGTRRRLASAGVGDMVVATVKKGRPDIRHQVVRAVVVRQRKEYRRLDGMRVKFEDNAAAIVTPEGVPRGTEIRGAIAREAAERWVRLGSIASIVL, from the coding sequence ATGGCGAAGAAGGGGGCAGGTGCTACGAGAGGAATTAGCCCGGTCAGGCCGACTCGCGCTCTTACGATAGGCGCTTACCTCAAGGTCGCCGACAACAGCGGCGCCAAGGTCGTCCAGATCATAGGCGTCGTTGGCTACAAGGGCACCAGGAGGAGGCTCGCCTCTGCCGGCGTCGGCGACATGGTCGTTGCCACCGTCAAGAAGGGAAGGCCTGACATCAGGCACCAGGTTGTCAGGGCCGTCGTCGTCAGGCAGAGGAAGGAGTACAGGCGCCTTGACGGAATGCGCGTCAAGTTCGAGGACAACGCTGCAGCTATAGTTACCCCCGAGGGTGTCCCGAGGGGAACCGAGATCAGGGGTGCCATAGCCAGGGAGGCCGCCGAGCGCTGGGTAAGGCTCGGCAGCATAGCGAGCATAGTGTTGTGA
- a CDS encoding 30S ribosomal protein S8: MTLLDPLANALSHITNSERVGKEEVYLKPASKLMGEVLRVMQENGYIGEFEFIDDGRAGIYRVQLIGKINKAGAIKPRFPVKAREYEAWEKRFLPAFEFGILIVSTSQGVMTHKEAIEKGIGGRLIAYVY; encoded by the coding sequence ATGACGTTGCTTGATCCGCTGGCGAACGCTCTCTCCCACATAACCAACAGCGAGAGGGTCGGTAAGGAGGAGGTTTACCTCAAGCCGGCTTCCAAACTCATGGGAGAGGTCCTCAGGGTTATGCAGGAGAACGGCTACATCGGCGAGTTTGAGTTCATAGACGACGGAAGGGCCGGCATCTACAGGGTGCAGCTCATAGGTAAGATCAACAAGGCTGGAGCGATAAAGCCGAGGTTCCCGGTCAAGGCCAGGGAGTACGAGGCCTGGGAGAAGAGGTTCCTTCCGGCCTTCGAGTTCGGTATCCTCATCGTCTCGACCTCCCAGGGCGTCATGACCCACAAAGAGGCCATCGAGAAGGGAATCGGCGGAAGGCTGATAGCCTACGTCTACTGA
- a CDS encoding 50S ribosomal protein L6 has translation MPIDAWVREEVEIPEGVEVTVEGNTVKVKGPKGELKRELKYPGVQIFTEDGKVVVFKEFPRKRDIAIARTFKAHIANMLRGVTEGFTYKLKVVYSHFPMTVKVQGNEVVIENFLGEKNPRRAKILPGVTVRVSGQEVIVEGIDREAVGQTAANIEQATKITKWDRRVFQDGIYIVEKAGKPIKF, from the coding sequence ATGCCGATAGACGCGTGGGTAAGGGAAGAGGTTGAGATTCCAGAGGGAGTCGAGGTCACCGTTGAGGGGAACACCGTCAAGGTCAAGGGTCCCAAGGGCGAGCTCAAGAGGGAGCTCAAGTATCCGGGCGTTCAGATATTCACCGAGGACGGCAAGGTCGTCGTCTTCAAGGAGTTCCCGAGGAAGAGGGACATAGCCATAGCCAGGACCTTCAAGGCCCACATAGCGAACATGCTCAGGGGAGTCACCGAGGGCTTCACCTACAAGCTCAAGGTCGTTTACAGCCACTTCCCGATGACCGTCAAGGTCCAGGGCAACGAGGTCGTCATCGAGAACTTCCTCGGTGAGAAGAACCCGAGGAGGGCGAAGATCCTTCCGGGAGTCACCGTCAGGGTCTCCGGCCAGGAGGTCATCGTTGAGGGCATAGACAGGGAAGCGGTTGGCCAGACCGCGGCCAACATCGAGCAGGCCACCAAGATAACCAAGTGGGACAGGCGTGTCTTCCAGGATGGTATCTACATCGTTGAGAAGGCTGGTAAGCCGATAAAGTTCTGA
- a CDS encoding 50S ribosomal protein L19e has protein sequence MLKMQRRIAADLLKCGENRVWIDPERIDDVAAAITREDVRRLINDGVIKKKPVKGQSRARARVYQEARKKGRHRGPGSKKGKKTARMGKKERWMMTIRALRKELRKLKAEGKLDEHTYRRLYIRAKGGQFKNKRQLYMFMQEHDILKE, from the coding sequence ATGCTCAAGATGCAGAGAAGGATTGCCGCTGATTTGTTGAAGTGCGGTGAGAACAGGGTCTGGATTGACCCGGAGAGGATTGACGACGTCGCCGCCGCCATAACCAGGGAGGACGTGAGGAGGCTCATCAACGACGGCGTCATCAAGAAGAAGCCCGTTAAGGGCCAGAGCAGGGCCCGTGCCAGGGTCTACCAGGAGGCCAGGAAGAAGGGCCGCCACAGGGGCCCCGGAAGCAAGAAGGGTAAGAAGACCGCCAGGATGGGCAAGAAGGAGCGCTGGATGATGACCATAAGGGCCCTCAGGAAGGAGCTCAGGAAGCTCAAGGCCGAGGGCAAGCTCGACGAGCACACCTACAGGAGGCTCTACATCCGCGCCAAGGGCGGTCAGTTCAAGAACAAGAGGCAGCTCTACATGTTCATGCAGGAGCACGACATACTGAAGGAGTGA
- a CDS encoding 50S ribosomal protein L32e, translated as MNEKARLLRIRARIKRKKPRFLRQEWWRFPKFKNDPKWRRPKGIDSKMRLKKKGKPRSPSIGWSSPKAVRGLHPSGYEEVLVHNVKEIEAIDPTRQAARIARTVGARKREAILARARELGVKVLNP; from the coding sequence ATGAACGAGAAGGCGAGACTCCTTAGGATAAGGGCCAGGATCAAGAGGAAGAAGCCCCGCTTCCTCCGCCAGGAGTGGTGGAGGTTCCCCAAGTTCAAGAACGACCCGAAGTGGCGCAGGCCCAAGGGAATCGACAGCAAGATGAGGCTCAAGAAGAAGGGCAAGCCCCGCTCACCCAGCATCGGCTGGAGCTCCCCGAAGGCCGTTCGCGGTCTCCACCCGAGCGGGTACGAGGAAGTCCTCGTCCACAACGTCAAGGAGATAGAGGCCATCGACCCGACCAGGCAGGCCGCAAGGATAGCGAGAACCGTTGGTGCCAGGAAGAGAGAGGCCATACTCGCCAGGGCCAGGGAGCTCGGCGTGAAGGTACTCAACCCGTGA
- a CDS encoding 50S ribosomal protein L5: MQINREAILADWEAHPMRKPRIAKLTINIGVGESGERLTKAETMLEQLVGQKPIRRRAKQTNKDFGIRRGEPIAVKVTLRGKKAEEMLNRLLEAVDRKLKASNFDEHGNFCFGIQEHINIPGVEYDPEIGIFGMDVCVTLDRPGYRVAKRKRQRKKLPTKHKLTKEEGIVFAIEEFKVTVEGL; this comes from the coding sequence ATGCAGATCAACAGAGAGGCTATCCTAGCGGACTGGGAAGCTCACCCGATGAGGAAGCCCAGGATCGCTAAGCTTACCATCAACATTGGAGTTGGCGAGAGCGGTGAGAGGCTCACCAAGGCCGAGACGATGCTGGAGCAGCTCGTCGGCCAGAAGCCCATAAGGAGAAGGGCCAAGCAGACCAACAAGGACTTCGGAATCAGGCGCGGAGAGCCGATAGCGGTTAAGGTCACCCTCCGCGGCAAGAAGGCCGAGGAGATGCTGAACAGGCTCCTCGAGGCCGTTGATAGGAAGCTCAAGGCGAGCAACTTCGACGAGCACGGCAACTTCTGCTTCGGAATTCAGGAGCACATCAACATACCGGGCGTTGAGTACGACCCGGAGATAGGCATCTTCGGTATGGACGTCTGCGTTACCCTCGACAGGCCAGGATACAGGGTCGCCAAGAGGAAGAGGCAGAGGAAGAAGCTCCCGACCAAGCACAAGCTGACCAAGGAGGAGGGTATCGTCTTCGCTATTGAGGAGTTTAAGGTTACCGTGGAGGGATTGTGA
- a CDS encoding 50S ribosomal protein L30, translating to MAKLALIRLRSGIRAKGEVRDTLAMLRLHRINHLVLVDDNPSYKGMVQKVKDYITWGEIDAETLAALLRKRGRLIGNKPVTDEYVQEKLGMTIEEFAKKVVDGEMKLTDLPSIKPVFRLHPPRGGLKGGKKRTFKEGGALGYRGEKINELIERML from the coding sequence ATGGCAAAGCTCGCACTCATCAGGCTTAGGAGCGGGATAAGGGCGAAGGGTGAGGTCAGGGACACCCTCGCCATGCTCCGCCTCCACAGGATAAACCACCTCGTCCTCGTCGACGACAACCCGAGCTACAAGGGAATGGTTCAGAAGGTCAAGGACTACATCACCTGGGGAGAGATCGACGCCGAGACCCTCGCCGCCCTCCTCAGGAAGAGGGGCAGGCTCATCGGCAACAAGCCGGTTACCGACGAGTACGTTCAGGAGAAGCTCGGCATGACCATCGAGGAGTTCGCCAAGAAGGTTGTCGATGGCGAGATGAAGCTCACGGACCTCCCGAGCATCAAGCCGGTCTTCAGGCTCCACCCGCCGAGGGGCGGCCTCAAGGGCGGCAAGAAGCGCACCTTCAAAGAGGGCGGAGCGCTCGGCTACCGCGGCGAGAAGATAAACGAGCTCATTGAGAGAATGCTCTGA
- the secY gene encoding preprotein translocase subunit SecY, protein MGFRNVVFAIERYFPEVERPKRHVPLKEKFMWTGIVLLLYFILAEIPLYGIPAQIQDYFATLRFVLAGRSGSLLTLGIGPIVTASIIMQLLVGSEIVHLDLSNHEDRRFYQASQKLFAVFMSFFEAAIYVFAGAFGKVDMGLGAFQTVTTPAGQVYIGLGLGILIILQLGFASVMLILLDELVSKWGIGSGISLFIAAGVSQTVVTKALNPFTTSQYMDPVTGGPAIIGAIPAFIQHLLHGDLTGALYRGTLPDMMDVLATIVVFLVVVYLESMRVEIPLSYGRVTVRGRYPIRFMYVSNIPIILTFALYSNIQLWARLLNNYGYTFLGTFDENGYPLTGFVTYLYPPRDIYHVIADPGRALVYALMTIFWAILFGFLWVELTGLDAKSIARQLQRAGLQIPGFRRDPRILERVLNRYIPYVTFWGSFTLAIVAVLADFLGALGTGTGILLTVGILYRLYEEIAREQATEMFPALRKFFTK, encoded by the coding sequence ATGGGGTTCAGAAACGTAGTGTTCGCGATTGAAAGGTACTTCCCAGAGGTTGAGCGGCCCAAGAGGCACGTGCCGCTTAAGGAAAAGTTCATGTGGACAGGGATCGTTCTGCTGCTGTACTTCATTCTCGCGGAGATTCCGCTCTACGGAATTCCCGCCCAGATCCAGGACTACTTTGCCACGCTCAGATTCGTGCTTGCGGGAAGGAGCGGTTCCCTCCTGACCCTTGGTATCGGTCCGATCGTCACCGCGAGCATTATCATGCAGCTTCTCGTCGGTTCCGAGATAGTTCACCTCGATCTCTCGAATCATGAGGATAGGAGATTCTACCAGGCCAGCCAGAAGCTCTTCGCAGTGTTTATGAGCTTCTTCGAGGCGGCCATCTACGTGTTCGCAGGTGCGTTTGGTAAGGTTGACATGGGACTCGGAGCGTTCCAGACAGTAACGACACCCGCCGGACAGGTTTACATAGGCCTGGGTCTTGGAATACTCATAATACTCCAGCTCGGCTTTGCATCTGTCATGCTCATACTCCTGGACGAGCTTGTTAGCAAGTGGGGAATAGGAAGCGGTATCAGTCTCTTCATCGCCGCGGGTGTTTCCCAGACCGTCGTCACCAAGGCGCTCAACCCGTTCACCACCAGCCAGTACATGGACCCGGTCACCGGAGGCCCCGCCATAATCGGTGCCATTCCAGCGTTCATACAGCACCTGCTCCACGGTGACTTAACCGGAGCCCTCTACAGGGGCACCCTGCCGGACATGATGGACGTCCTTGCCACCATAGTGGTGTTCCTCGTGGTCGTTTACCTCGAGAGCATGCGCGTTGAGATACCGCTCAGCTACGGCCGCGTCACCGTCCGCGGAAGGTACCCGATAAGGTTCATGTACGTCAGCAACATACCGATCATCCTCACCTTCGCCCTCTACTCAAACATCCAGCTCTGGGCCAGGCTCCTCAACAACTACGGCTACACCTTCCTCGGAACGTTTGATGAGAACGGATACCCGCTTACGGGATTCGTCACCTACCTCTACCCGCCGAGGGACATCTACCACGTCATAGCCGACCCCGGAAGGGCCCTCGTCTACGCGCTGATGACGATATTCTGGGCAATACTCTTCGGATTCCTGTGGGTCGAGCTGACGGGCCTTGACGCCAAGAGCATCGCCAGACAGCTTCAGAGGGCAGGGCTGCAGATACCAGGGTTCAGGCGCGACCCGAGGATACTCGAGAGGGTGCTCAACAGGTACATTCCCTACGTTACCTTCTGGGGTTCGTTCACGCTGGCGATAGTCGCAGTGCTGGCGGACTTCCTGGGTGCCCTCGGTACCGGAACGGGAATCCTCCTTACGGTCGGTATCCTCTACAGGCTCTACGAGGAGATTGCGAGGGAGCAGGCCACTGAGATGTTCCCCGCACTCAGGAAGTTCTTTACGAAGTGA
- the rpmC gene encoding 50S ribosomal protein L29 — protein MKPSEIREMSIEEIDKKLRELRLELAKERGVLTMGASIENPMVIRNLRRDIARLLTIKKEKLREKR, from the coding sequence ATGAAGCCGAGTGAGATTAGGGAGATGAGCATCGAGGAGATCGACAAGAAGCTCAGGGAGCTCCGCCTCGAGCTCGCCAAGGAGAGGGGTGTGCTCACCATGGGGGCCTCCATAGAGAACCCCATGGTCATCCGCAACCTCAGGCGCGACATAGCGCGCCTGCTTACCATAAAGAAGGAGAAGCTTAGGGAGAAAAGGTGA
- the rpsE gene encoding 30S ribosomal protein S5: MSDPREITQRVLEEWEPRTKLGRLVKEGQITDIHEIFRKGYQIKEPEIVDVLLPEVNMRENQEVLDIALTVRMTDSGRRIRFRVLAAVGNRDGYVGLGIGHGKEVGIAIRKAINYAKMNIIEIKRGCGSWECRCRRPHSIPFAVEGKEGSVRVKLMPGPRGLGLVIGDVGKKILSLAGVQDVWSQTLGETRTTVNFAKAVFNALYNTNSVAVKPEDIERYGIIVGREMSTSFQVE; encoded by the coding sequence ATGAGCGACCCGAGAGAGATTACTCAGCGCGTCCTTGAGGAGTGGGAGCCGAGGACCAAGCTCGGCAGGCTCGTCAAGGAGGGTCAGATAACTGACATTCACGAGATATTCCGCAAGGGCTACCAGATCAAGGAGCCGGAGATAGTTGACGTCCTCCTCCCGGAGGTCAACATGAGGGAGAACCAGGAGGTCCTCGACATAGCCCTCACCGTCAGGATGACCGACAGCGGCAGGAGGATCCGCTTCAGGGTTCTCGCCGCTGTGGGCAACAGGGACGGCTACGTCGGCCTCGGAATCGGCCACGGGAAGGAGGTTGGAATAGCCATCAGGAAGGCCATCAACTACGCCAAGATGAACATCATCGAGATCAAGCGCGGCTGTGGTTCATGGGAGTGCAGGTGCAGGAGGCCGCACTCAATCCCGTTCGCCGTCGAGGGCAAGGAGGGAAGCGTTCGCGTCAAGCTCATGCCGGGACCGCGTGGACTTGGTCTCGTTATCGGTGACGTCGGCAAGAAGATACTCAGCCTCGCCGGCGTCCAGGACGTCTGGTCCCAGACCCTCGGTGAGACGAGGACCACCGTTAACTTCGCTAAGGCGGTCTTCAACGCGCTCTACAACACCAACAGCGTCGCCGTCAAGCCGGAGGACATCGAGCGCTACGGCATAATCGTTGGAAGGGAGATGTCCACCAGCTTCCAGGTTGAGTGA
- a CDS encoding 30S ribosomal protein S3: MAIERYFIKENVRDMLIDEYLEKELRRAGYGGIDIKKTPLGTKVTIFAANPGYVIGRGGRRIRELTRILERKFNLENPQIEVEEIKNPYLNAKVQAVRLAQALERGVHFRRAAYSAIRAIMRNGARGVEIRLSGKLTGERAKSVRFYQGYLAKVGNPAETLVSKGYAQARLKLGVIGVKVSIMPPDAKLPDEIEVIEKLVEEEVSTNEAE; the protein is encoded by the coding sequence TTGGCGATCGAGAGATACTTCATCAAGGAGAACGTTAGGGATATGCTCATCGACGAGTACCTCGAGAAGGAGCTCCGCAGAGCGGGCTACGGTGGAATCGACATCAAGAAGACCCCGCTCGGAACCAAGGTCACCATCTTCGCCGCCAACCCCGGCTACGTCATAGGCAGGGGCGGCAGGCGCATAAGGGAGCTCACCAGGATACTCGAGAGGAAGTTCAACCTCGAGAACCCGCAGATCGAGGTCGAGGAGATCAAGAACCCCTACCTCAACGCCAAGGTCCAGGCAGTAAGGCTCGCCCAGGCCCTTGAGAGGGGCGTCCACTTCAGGAGGGCCGCCTACTCGGCCATCAGGGCCATAATGAGGAACGGGGCGAGGGGTGTCGAGATCCGCCTCAGCGGAAAGCTCACCGGCGAGAGGGCCAAGAGCGTCAGGTTCTACCAGGGCTACCTCGCCAAGGTTGGAAACCCGGCCGAGACCCTTGTCAGCAAGGGCTACGCCCAGGCCAGGCTCAAGCTCGGTGTCATCGGTGTTAAGGTTTCCATCATGCCGCCCGACGCCAAGCTCCCGGACGAGATTGAGGTCATAGAGAAGCTCGTTGAGGAAGAGGTGAGCACCAATGAAGCCGAGTGA
- a CDS encoding ribonuclease P protein component 1, with translation MRRNCQEGKDRAPGRPQRKGQEVARRPWIFRGLDRNRVNQKNIIWGELIGLKAKIIRASHPELVGIEGYVLDETRNTLTIGGERVWVIPKDVAELEFEVGDKRIRINGKELIGRPEMRLKKRWRK, from the coding sequence ATGCGGCGGAACTGTCAAGAAGGGAAGGATAGAGCTCCAGGGAGACCACAGAGAAAGGGTCAAGAAGTTGCTCGGAGACCTTGGATTTTCCGAGGACTTGATAGAAATCGAGTGAATCAGAAAAACATCATCTGGGGCGAGCTCATAGGGCTGAAAGCAAAAATTATAAGGGCATCTCATCCAGAGCTGGTTGGCATCGAGGGCTACGTCCTTGACGAGACGAGGAACACCCTCACCATCGGCGGTGAGAGGGTCTGGGTTATCCCGAAGGACGTGGCGGAGCTCGAGTTTGAAGTTGGCGATAAAAGAATCCGGATCAACGGAAAGGAACTGATTGGAAGACCCGAGATGAGATTGAAGAAGAGGTGGCGAAAATGA
- a CDS encoding adenylate kinase, with product MPFVVMITGIPGVGKSTITKLALKKSRAKFRLVNFGDLMFDEAVGAGLVRHRDEMRKLDPNVQKELQMKAARRIVEMSQREPVLIDTHATIRTPVGYLLGFPREVIEVINPNFIVIIEAAPSEILGRRLRDLKRDRDVETEEQIQRHQDLNRAAAVSYAMHSNALIKIIENHEDKGLQEAVHELVEVLDLAVGEYD from the coding sequence ATGCCGTTTGTGGTCATGATAACAGGAATTCCAGGGGTGGGGAAGAGCACCATAACCAAGCTCGCACTCAAGAAGTCCCGGGCCAAGTTCAGGCTCGTCAACTTCGGAGACCTGATGTTCGACGAGGCCGTCGGGGCGGGACTGGTGAGGCACAGGGATGAGATGAGGAAGCTGGACCCAAACGTCCAGAAAGAGCTTCAGATGAAGGCCGCGAGAAGGATAGTCGAGATGTCCCAGCGCGAGCCCGTCCTGATCGACACCCATGCGACGATAAGGACGCCAGTGGGCTACCTCCTCGGTTTCCCCAGGGAGGTTATCGAGGTCATAAACCCCAACTTCATCGTCATAATCGAGGCGGCACCGAGCGAGATACTAGGAAGGCGTCTGCGCGACCTGAAGCGCGACCGTGACGTGGAGACCGAGGAGCAGATACAGAGGCACCAAGACCTGAACCGCGCCGCCGCGGTCAGCTACGCGATGCACTCCAACGCGCTCATAAAGATAATCGAGAATCATGAGGATAAGGGCCTCCAAGAGGCCGTTCACGAGCTTGTTGAAGTACTTGATCTGGCGGTGGGAGAATATGATTGA
- a CDS encoding 30S ribosomal protein S17, with product MREIGLKVQPPAEKCDDPHCPWHGHLRIHGRYFEGVVVSDKGKKTVVVERQHYHYLKKYERYELRRSKVHAHNPECIDAKVGDRVLIAETRPISKTKSWVVVAVTKRAGER from the coding sequence ATGAGAGAGATTGGATTGAAGGTTCAGCCTCCCGCTGAGAAGTGTGACGATCCCCACTGCCCCTGGCACGGACACCTCAGGATACACGGCAGGTACTTCGAGGGTGTCGTCGTCAGCGACAAGGGCAAGAAGACCGTCGTCGTCGAGAGGCAGCACTACCACTACCTCAAGAAGTACGAGAGGTATGAGCTCAGGAGGAGCAAGGTTCACGCTCACAACCCGGAGTGCATAGACGCCAAGGTCGGTGACAGGGTTCTCATCGCCGAGACCAGGCCGATAAGCAAGACCAAGAGCTGGGTTGTCGTTGCCGTCACCAAGAGAGCTGGCGAGAGGTGA
- a CDS encoding uL15 family ribosomal protein, whose protein sequence is MIRRKKKVRKLRGSHTHGWGCKKKHRGGGSKGGKGMAGTGKRKNTKWTWVIKYAPDHLGKRGFHRPKAVQYTPNTINLSDIDENLTLFLDMGVAYEEEGKVVVDTTQLGVDKVLGTGRLSRPLVVKAYYVTPKAEEKIKAAGGEVLLA, encoded by the coding sequence ATGATAAGGAGGAAGAAGAAGGTTAGGAAGCTCCGCGGAAGTCACACTCACGGATGGGGCTGCAAGAAGAAGCACCGCGGCGGCGGTAGCAAGGGCGGTAAGGGAATGGCCGGAACCGGAAAGAGGAAGAACACCAAGTGGACCTGGGTCATCAAGTACGCCCCGGACCACCTCGGCAAGCGCGGCTTCCACAGGCCCAAGGCCGTCCAGTACACCCCGAATACCATAAACCTCAGCGACATAGACGAGAACCTCACCCTCTTCCTTGACATGGGCGTCGCCTACGAGGAGGAGGGAAAGGTCGTAGTTGACACCACCCAGCTCGGCGTCGACAAGGTTCTCGGAACCGGCAGGCTCAGCAGGCCCCTCGTTGTTAAGGCCTACTACGTTACCCCAAAGGCCGAGGAGAAGATCAAGGCCGCTGGCGGCGAGGTTCTCCTCGCCTGA
- a CDS encoding 50S ribosomal protein L18: MAHGPRYRVPFRRRREGKTNYHKRLALLKSGKPRLVVRKTLNHHVAQIVVYDPKGDRTVVSAHTRELMRDFGWKGHGGNTPSAYLLGLLIGYKAKKAGIEEAILDIGLHPPTRGSSIFAVLKGAVDAGLDVPHSEEIYPEDYRITGEHIANYAKALKEEDEALYRKQFSGYLVKGLEPEKLPEHFEDVKAKIIEKFEGARE, from the coding sequence ATGGCACACGGACCGAGGTATAGGGTTCCGTTCAGGAGAAGGAGAGAGGGTAAGACTAACTATCACAAGAGGCTCGCCCTCCTCAAGTCTGGAAAGCCCAGGCTTGTCGTGAGGAAGACCCTCAACCACCACGTCGCCCAGATCGTCGTCTACGACCCGAAGGGCGACAGGACTGTCGTTTCGGCTCACACCAGGGAGCTCATGAGGGACTTCGGCTGGAAGGGCCACGGCGGCAACACCCCGAGCGCCTACCTGCTCGGTCTCCTGATAGGCTACAAGGCCAAGAAGGCCGGCATCGAGGAGGCCATCCTTGACATAGGTCTCCACCCACCGACCAGGGGTTCAAGCATCTTCGCCGTCCTCAAGGGAGCCGTTGATGCGGGCCTGGACGTTCCGCACAGCGAGGAGATTTACCCTGAGGACTACAGGATAACCGGCGAGCACATAGCGAACTACGCCAAGGCCCTCAAGGAGGAGGACGAGGCCCTCTACAGGAAGCAGTTCAGCGGCTACCTCGTCAAGGGCCTCGAGCCCGAGAAGCTCCCCGAGCACTTTGAGGATGTTAAGGCTAAGATAATCGAGAAGTTTGAGGGGGCGAGAGAATGA
- a CDS encoding 30S ribosomal protein S4e yields MARKGAKRHLKRLAAPNQWYISRKTYKWAVRPRPGPHSMRTSIPLLYIVRDYLGYAKTAREARKILNEGKILVDGRVRKDYKFPVGIMDVVSIPETGEHYRVLPNRIGKLILHPISEKEANIKPLRISNKRMVKGAKVQLNLHDGSNHLVTMDEKDRYMTASTVLMKVPEREVIEVLPFEVGAYVFVTQGKNVARKGKVVEVRQFPMGWPDVVTIEDENGELFDTLKEYAFVVGKEKPEISLP; encoded by the coding sequence ATGGCGAGGAAAGGCGCTAAGAGGCACCTTAAGAGGCTTGCCGCTCCCAATCAGTGGTACATCTCAAGGAAGACCTACAAGTGGGCGGTCAGGCCGAGGCCGGGTCCGCACAGCATGAGGACCTCGATCCCGCTGCTCTACATAGTCAGGGACTACCTCGGCTACGCCAAGACCGCCCGCGAGGCGAGGAAGATACTCAACGAGGGCAAGATCCTCGTTGACGGCCGCGTTAGGAAGGACTACAAGTTCCCGGTCGGAATCATGGACGTCGTTTCCATCCCCGAGACCGGCGAGCACTACAGGGTTCTTCCGAACAGGATCGGCAAGCTCATACTCCACCCGATAAGCGAGAAGGAGGCCAACATCAAGCCGCTCAGGATAAGCAACAAGCGCATGGTCAAGGGAGCGAAGGTTCAGCTCAACCTCCACGACGGAAGCAACCACCTCGTCACCATGGACGAGAAGGACAGGTACATGACCGCCAGCACCGTCCTCATGAAGGTTCCCGAGAGGGAGGTCATCGAGGTTCTCCCGTTCGAGGTCGGTGCCTACGTCTTCGTTACCCAGGGTAAGAACGTCGCCAGGAAGGGTAAGGTCGTCGAGGTCAGGCAGTTCCCGATGGGATGGCCGGACGTCGTCACCATCGAGGACGAGAACGGAGAGCTCTTCGACACCCTGAAGGAGTACGCCTTCGTCGTTGGTAAGGAGAAGCCGGAGATTTCCCTTCCGTGA